One window of the Rhipicephalus sanguineus isolate Rsan-2018 chromosome 4, BIME_Rsan_1.4, whole genome shotgun sequence genome contains the following:
- the LOC119390238 gene encoding FACT complex subunit SSRP1, whose translation MDFLEFPDVFKEDRGAMTSGRLKMTNQGVVFKNSKTGKVEQVQGSDMESISWQRIGAGYGLRIMMKSGGMYRFGGFQDDEQERLAKFFQHHFELPLASRELCLKGWNWGTARFEGSVLSFDVDKHSAYEIPLANVSHCTTAKNEVTLEFHQNDDAAVSLMELRFHIPTDPNSDTDPIQAFRNNVLSKASIIQATGDAMVTFKELQCLTPRGRYDIKIFPSFIQLHGKTFDYKIPLTTVLRLFLLPHKDNRQVFFVLSLDPPIKQGQTRYHFLILLFNKEEDTSIELALSDADIQEKFEDKLQKNMSGPTFEVISRVMKAVVQRKITVPGNFKGHGGTNCITCSYRAGNGLLYPLERGFIYIHKPPVHIRFDEISCVNFARSGGSTRSFDFEVEAKSGLVHTFSSIEKEEYGRLFDYVSEKKLRIKNRGTLGGTKEKPNYNDDELIDSDAEDAPDAYLARVKDEGRQRDEGDSDESSDESFNPGESGSEVAEEFDSNVESSSDSDAGSGGGKGGSGSDSGSEKREKPKKEKKEKKSRSAKTVKEPGMRKPRRPKKERDANKPKRPPSAYFLWLAENRDKIKKDNPGFSITDVTKRAGELWKEVTDKTKWEEQAAEAAAKYKEAMAAYQASQKDRPQESGDEKEQKKAVKKSKPSSTPKPKPTSSPIKGNFKSKEYISSSGSSDDDDEKGTKVKKESTESPKSSPARVKSEDEEEASASTPASSGDENMSGSGDDD comes from the coding sequence ATGGACTTTCTCGAGTTCCCAGACGTCTTCAAGGAGGATCGCGGCGCGATGACGTCGGGGCGCCTGAAGATGACCAACCAGGGAGTCGTCTTCAAGAACAGCAAGACCGGCAAAGTGGAGCAAGTGCAGGGCTCCGACATGGAGAGCATCAGTTGGCAGCGCATAGGCGCCGGCTACGGGCTGCGCATCATGATGAAGTCGGGCGGCATGTACCGCTTcggcggcttccaggacgacgagCAGGAGCGGCTGGCCAAGTTCTTCCAGCACCACTTCGAGCTTCCGCTGGCGTCTCGCGAGCTGTGCCTCAAGGGTTGGAACTGGGGCACGGCGCGCTTCGAAGGCAGCGTCCTGTCGTTCGACGTGGACAAGCACTCGGCCTACGAGATCCCGCTCGCAAACGTGTCGCACTGCACGACGGCCAAGAACGAGGTGACGCTCGAGTTCCACCAGAACGACGACGCGGCCGTGTCCCTCATGGAGCTGCGCTTCCACATCCCGACCGACCCGAACTCGGACACGGACCCAATCCAGGCCTTCCGAAACAACGTGCTCTCCAAGGCCAGCATCATCCAGGCCACCGGAGACGCCATGGTCACCTTCAAGGAGCTCCAGTGCCTCACGCCTCGCGGTCGATACGACATCAAGATCTTTCCCTCGTTCATACAGCTTCACGGTAAGACGTTTGACTACAAGATCCCACTCACGACGGTGCTGCGACTGTTCCTGCTGCCGCACAAGGACAACCGTCAGGTCTTCTTTGTGCTCAGCCTGGATCCGCCGATCAAGCAGGGTCAGACGCGTTACCACTTTCTCATACTTCTGTTCAACAAGGAGGAAGACACGAGCATCGAGCTGGCTCTCTCGGACGCCGACATTCAAGAGAAGTTCGAGGACAAGCTCCAGAAGAACATGTCGGGCCCCACGTTCGAGGTGATCAGCCGCGTCATGAAGGCCGTAGTGCAGCGCAAGATCACCGTGCCGGGCAACTTCAAGGGTCACGGTGGTACCAACTGCATCACCTGTTCGTACAGGGCGGGCAACGGACTGCTCTACCCGCTCGAGCGAGGATTCATATACATCCACAAGCCACCCGTGCACATCCGCTTTGACGAAATATCCTGCGTCAACTTTGCGCGTAGTGGTGGAAGCACGCGGTCGTTTGACTTTGAGGTGGAGGCCAAGAGTGGCCTTGTTCACACGTTTAGCAGCATAGAGAAGGAAGAGTACGGGAGGCTCTTTGACTACGTCAGCGAAAAGAAGCTGCGAATCAAGAACCGCGGAACGCTCGGGGGCACGAAGGAAAAGCCAAACTACAACGACGACGAGCTCATCGACTCCGACGCGGAGGATGCCCCCGATGCTTACTTGGCCCGTGTCAAAGACGAAGGCCGCCAGAGAGACGAAGGGGATTCGGACGAATCGTCGGACGAATCGTTCAACCCCGGCGAGTCCGGCAGCGAGGTGGCCGAAGAGTTTGACAGCAACGTGGAATCCAGCTCGGACAGCGATGCCGGCAGTGGCGGAGGCAAGGGGGGCAGTGGTAGCGATAGCGGCAGTGAAAAGCGCGAGAAaccgaagaaagaaaagaaggagaagaagtcGAGAAGTGCCAAAACCGTCAAAGAACCCGGCATGCGGAAGCCACGTCGCCCGAAGAAGGAGCGAGACGCCAACAAGCCCAAGCGGCCGCCGAGTGCCTACTTCCTCTGGTTGGCCGAAAACCGTGATAAGATCAAGAAGGACAACCCTGGTTTCAGCATCACCGACGTCACCAAGCGAGCCGGCGAGCTCTGGAAAGAGGTCACAGACAAGACGAAGTGGGAGGAACAGGCCGCCGAGGCTGCCGCCAAGTACAAGGAAGCCATGGCTGCCTATCAGGCTAGTCAGAAGGACCGGCCACAGGAGAGCGGTGACGAGAAAGAACAGAAGAAGGCCGTCAAGAAGAGCAAACCATCGAGCACTCCGAAACCCAAGCCCACGTCGTCGCCCATTAAGGGAAATTTCAAGAGCAAGGAGTACATAAGTAGCTcgggcagcagcgacgacgacgacgagaaaggCACAAAGGTCAAGAAGGAATCCACTGAATCTCCCAAAAGTTCACCTGCCCGCGTTAAGtctgaggacgaagaagaggcGTCAGCAAGCACCCCTGCTTCTTCCGGAGACGAGAACATGTCGGGAAGTGGCGATGATGATTGA